The proteins below are encoded in one region of Streptomyces sp. NBC_00490:
- a CDS encoding nitroreductase, with translation MPGTTSPFTDIARSRRSPRRFLPTALSSSDIRGVLEDAQTAPSNSNTQPWTVHVVSGAARDALAKDLLRAEEEGRTSSDFTDGYGEEGVYVERSRALGASVYRARGVERSDQGGRRAAVRENLEFYGAPHAAFLFMPALGDGVRTAGDIGMYAQNFLLSLAARGLAGIPQTILGVYADTVREFLDVPAELKLLFGISFGMADPAAPVNTLRTERVPLQRSVVLHDTPGVLDRP, from the coding sequence GTGCCCGGCACCACATCACCCTTCACCGACATCGCGCGCTCCCGACGCTCCCCCCGAAGGTTCCTGCCCACCGCCCTGTCCTCTTCGGACATCCGCGGCGTGCTGGAAGACGCACAGACCGCGCCCTCGAACAGCAACACCCAGCCATGGACGGTGCACGTTGTCTCGGGTGCGGCGCGCGACGCCCTGGCCAAGGACCTGCTCCGGGCCGAGGAGGAGGGACGGACCTCGTCGGATTTCACCGACGGCTACGGCGAGGAGGGTGTCTACGTCGAGCGGTCGCGGGCCCTGGGCGCGAGTGTCTACCGGGCCAGGGGCGTCGAGCGCTCGGACCAGGGCGGCAGGAGGGCGGCGGTCCGCGAGAACCTGGAGTTCTACGGTGCTCCCCATGCCGCCTTCCTGTTCATGCCGGCCCTGGGCGACGGGGTACGGACGGCCGGCGACATCGGGATGTACGCGCAGAACTTCCTGCTCTCGCTGGCGGCCCGGGGGCTGGCCGGCATCCCGCAGACCATCCTCGGCGTCTACGCCGACACCGTCCGCGAGTTCCTGGATGTCCCCGCGGAGCTCAAGCTGCTGTTCGGCATCTCCTTCGGCATGGCTGACCCGGCGGCGCCGGTGAACACCCTTCGCACAGAGCGGGTTCCACTGCAGCGGAGCGTGGTCCTGCATGACACCCCGGGAGTCCTCG
- a CDS encoding NADPH-dependent F420 reductase has protein sequence MKITVIGAGAIGGNLAAKLSTAGHDVQVADARGPAVVRAEVLESGARAVDLAEAVQGRDVIILSIPFGVAGQLADVFASVPDETVVIDTANYYPGMLSEPIEVVDNGQVESLYTAELLGRPVTKAWNAALAETQRTKGVPAGTPGRLAIPVSGDSEQARKVAMSLVDDTGFDPYDAGPLADSWRQQPNSPAYCTELTVDELPAALAAADRAKDAAIRDSLPERIAALGANPTVDDVVEMNRAAHR, from the coding sequence ATGAAAATCACTGTTATAGGCGCCGGTGCCATCGGCGGGAACCTCGCCGCCAAGCTCAGCACGGCCGGTCACGACGTGCAGGTGGCCGACGCCCGCGGCCCCGCGGTCGTCAGGGCGGAGGTGCTGGAGTCCGGGGCCCGTGCCGTGGACCTTGCCGAGGCCGTTCAGGGCCGGGACGTCATCATCCTGTCGATCCCGTTCGGGGTGGCGGGCCAGTTGGCAGACGTGTTCGCGTCGGTGCCCGACGAGACGGTGGTCATCGACACCGCGAACTACTACCCCGGCATGCTCAGCGAACCGATCGAGGTGGTGGACAACGGCCAGGTGGAGAGCCTGTACACCGCCGAGCTGCTCGGCCGCCCCGTCACCAAGGCGTGGAACGCCGCGCTGGCCGAGACCCAGCGGACCAAGGGCGTCCCGGCCGGAACACCCGGACGCCTCGCCATCCCCGTCTCCGGCGACAGCGAGCAGGCGCGGAAGGTGGCCATGAGTCTGGTGGACGACACCGGCTTCGACCCCTACGACGCCGGCCCCCTGGCCGACTCCTGGCGCCAGCAGCCCAACAGCCCCGCCTACTGCACCGAGTTGACCGTCGACGAACTCCCGGCAGCCCTGGCCGCGGCCGACCGCGCCAAAGACGCGGCCATCCGCGACAGCCTCCCCGAACGCATCGCCGCCCTCGGCGCCAACCCCACCGTCGACGACGTCGTCGAGATGAACCGAGCCGCCCACCGCTGA
- a CDS encoding TetR/AcrR family transcriptional regulator — MSADEQRGRKPRADVQRNRAALLETAQRHFLQHGVGTSLEAVAKEAGVGPGTLYRHFPTREALLAAVLQTRSEELVARQADIDQLGDPAEALEQWLRAMEEYFSAFSGLPDPLMAAARAQEPDNPLTIPCHILISATDQYVRTAQLAGRVRASVRGEDLFLAACSVAWIKGTGTEEESLDRLRTLIASGYREQGAQA, encoded by the coding sequence ATGAGCGCCGACGAACAGCGAGGACGCAAGCCCCGCGCGGACGTCCAGCGCAACCGTGCGGCCCTCCTGGAGACCGCGCAGCGCCACTTCCTCCAGCACGGGGTCGGCACCTCCCTCGAAGCGGTGGCCAAGGAGGCGGGCGTCGGGCCCGGCACCCTGTACCGGCACTTCCCCACCCGGGAAGCGCTGCTGGCGGCCGTACTGCAGACGCGCTCCGAGGAACTGGTCGCCCGCCAGGCCGACATCGACCAGCTCGGCGACCCGGCCGAGGCGCTGGAGCAGTGGCTGCGGGCGATGGAGGAGTACTTCAGCGCCTTCAGCGGGCTGCCGGACCCGCTCATGGCAGCGGCCCGGGCGCAGGAGCCGGACAACCCGCTCACGATTCCCTGCCACATCCTCATCTCCGCCACCGACCAGTACGTGCGGACCGCGCAGCTCGCGGGGCGCGTGCGCGCGTCGGTGCGCGGAGAGGACCTGTTCCTCGCCGCCTGTTCCGTCGCCTGGATCAAGGGCACCGGCACCGAGGAGGAGTCACTCGACCGGCTCCGCACCCTCATTGCGAGCGGCTACCGCGAGCAAGGCGCACAGGCGTAA
- a CDS encoding helix-turn-helix transcriptional regulator: MDKKELAAFLRHRRETLRPRDVGLVEGPRRRTQGLRREEVAQLAGMSTDYYARLEQQRAPQPSVQITAALARALRLSLDERDHLFVLIGHNAPARFHRSDHVSPTLLRVLDRLDDSPAMVQTDLLDTLAMNPLAVALLGDQTRHTGLASSAYYRWFMDPADRLMVPEENRERHGRAQAARLRAALTSGSDTPRAARILAELQEHSPEFVRMWELQEVAQRYDDCKTVLHPELGRIDVDAQLLFTENRAQALVVLTTRPGTESHSKLELLSVIGHQQLTP; the protein is encoded by the coding sequence ATGGACAAGAAGGAACTGGCGGCGTTCCTGCGTCACCGGCGTGAGACGCTGCGGCCCCGCGATGTCGGGCTGGTCGAGGGGCCGCGCAGGCGTACGCAGGGGCTGCGGCGCGAGGAGGTCGCGCAGCTCGCCGGTATGTCCACCGACTACTACGCCCGGCTGGAACAGCAGCGTGCTCCGCAGCCCTCCGTCCAGATCACCGCGGCCCTCGCCCGGGCACTGCGGCTGTCCCTGGACGAGCGCGACCATCTCTTCGTCCTCATCGGCCACAACGCCCCGGCCCGCTTCCACCGCTCCGACCACGTCAGCCCGACGCTGCTGCGGGTCCTGGACCGCCTGGACGACTCCCCGGCCATGGTGCAGACCGACCTGCTCGACACCCTCGCGATGAACCCCTTGGCCGTCGCGCTGCTCGGCGACCAGACCCGCCACACCGGTCTGGCCAGCAGCGCCTACTACCGCTGGTTCATGGACCCGGCCGACCGTCTGATGGTTCCCGAGGAGAACCGCGAACGCCACGGCCGCGCCCAGGCGGCCCGCCTGAGGGCCGCGCTGACATCCGGCAGCGACACTCCCCGGGCCGCCCGGATCCTCGCCGAACTCCAGGAACACAGCCCCGAGTTCGTCCGCATGTGGGAACTTCAAGAGGTCGCGCAACGCTACGACGACTGCAAGACCGTCCTCCATCCGGAACTCGGCCGTATTGATGTCGATGCCCAGCTCCTGTTCACCGAGAACCGCGCTCAGGCCCTGGTGGTGCTGACCACTCGCCCCGGCACGGAGAGCCACAGCAAACTCGAGCTGCTCTCCGTCATCGGACACCAGCAGCTCACCCCCTGA
- a CDS encoding SDR family oxidoreductase produces the protein MKMTGNTILITGGTSGIGLGLALHLHEAGNKVIVAGRRKELLDEITAEHPGIDALVLDVADPDSIARARETVAASHPGLNVLVNNAGIMLREDLLDPVGLTVAEDHVTVNLLGTIRMTYAFLPLLVGKDDAVLMNVTSALAFVPYQSTPTYSATKAALHSLSESLRIQLAGADAGVQVIEVVPPGVRTTLLGQQDSDQSMPLDDFLTETLDLLREKPDAKELVVERAGFIRDAVANGSYDDVLAMISGS, from the coding sequence ATGAAGATGACCGGCAACACGATCCTGATCACTGGCGGAACCTCGGGCATCGGCCTCGGGCTGGCCCTGCATCTGCACGAGGCCGGCAACAAGGTGATCGTCGCCGGCCGGCGCAAGGAACTCCTCGACGAGATCACGGCCGAGCACCCGGGCATCGACGCCCTCGTCCTCGATGTCGCCGACCCCGACTCGATCGCCCGCGCCCGTGAGACCGTGGCGGCCAGCCACCCGGGGCTGAACGTCCTGGTGAACAACGCCGGCATCATGCTGCGGGAGGACCTCCTCGACCCGGTCGGGCTCACGGTCGCCGAGGACCACGTGACCGTCAACCTGCTCGGCACGATCCGGATGACGTACGCCTTCCTGCCGCTGCTGGTGGGCAAGGACGACGCGGTCCTCATGAACGTCACCTCCGCGCTGGCGTTCGTCCCGTACCAGAGCACCCCGACCTACAGCGCGACCAAGGCCGCGCTGCACTCCCTCTCCGAGAGCCTGCGCATCCAGCTCGCCGGTGCCGACGCCGGCGTCCAGGTGATCGAAGTGGTCCCGCCGGGCGTGCGCACAACCCTGCTGGGACAGCAGGACAGCGACCAGTCCATGCCGTTGGACGACTTCCTCACCGAGACCCTCGACCTGCTGCGCGAGAAGCCCGACGCGAAGGAGCTGGTCGTCGAGCGCGCCGGGTTCATCCGCGACGCGGTGGCCAACGGCTCCTACGACGACGTCCTCGCCATGATCAGCGGCAGCTGA
- a CDS encoding helix-turn-helix transcriptional regulator, translating into MLGRSVELALCDALLDRAAGDARGTARSAVRGAEFRDGGRSQLVDITGEAGIGKSRLLGEVCAGARRRGMLVLRGRATEYERQVPFQVFTDALAHLDPHVLDGFPEADAVATLLQRGGALDRFGLHRSTAVLLARLAAPSGLLLALDDLHWADSASLELLDHLVRHPVHAPVVLAVTRRDRQSPESLAAQLTRGVDTGSVVRLGLRPLSVRDCAELAGPGLPLTETAALHAASEGNPFYFLTLLQAHRGGATTESSAPPGLGALLLDELGVLAPSRRGMVEAVAVLGEHATPAMVSRVTGRSGPAFTDDVHALTRRDLLRATPQGLLTLRHPVVRTLVHEGTPFLRRVEIHRLAAQELARVGASAAERAHHVERSLTSWDPAAVAVLDEAAARTARTAPRSCAHWLEVALRHLPDTPEHAARRGELALRRARALAACGGLRESRDLLQELIVTPHRSPVGPTAGRDQDKNQDQDKNQDQDQDQDLRVRAVVLCALVERHLGRSTEAVALLRRELARGPAPAHVVRLGLELGSAAPQDSDTSYAEVRTEVEAALTAARSTGDEVGEAGVLAVAALGEAYEGNMAAAHRFARQAAALVDSLPDNDLTALCEPLARLGWAEAFLEHYPDAERHAERGLDIARRSGQLYVVPHLLLCLSHVRLQTCRISSALELADQAEDIARGIGSDQLLAFVLASRAAALVAGCPPGDPRPLAVADEAVAAAGTGVNWWASTAWCIFGWAALMAGDPIRAREAIFRAGGPELQRIQPSMRPLYLEILVTSALVTGKFEEARGWAERARKEAEQLGLPMQRASALRSAAHLPLAQADTAAAADLFAEAAAESARCGALFWEAHSLLLGAPLEAAAGRGRDGTHAWRRGRRLAESGGSGMLLGLADVTRPPGGGSETVYGSSGRAQLTERLATLTVRELEIAELVAQGLTSQAIADRLYVSRRTVETHVSRAFRKTGVSSRTALATLMARRRTGSRFGDARAEGE; encoded by the coding sequence TTGCTGGGCAGGTCCGTCGAACTGGCCCTGTGCGACGCACTGTTGGACCGTGCGGCAGGCGACGCGCGCGGTACGGCGAGGAGCGCGGTGCGGGGTGCGGAGTTCCGTGACGGTGGCCGTTCCCAGCTCGTCGACATCACCGGTGAGGCCGGCATCGGCAAGAGCCGGCTGCTGGGCGAGGTGTGCGCGGGGGCGCGTCGACGCGGAATGCTGGTGCTGCGCGGCAGAGCCACGGAGTACGAGCGTCAGGTGCCGTTCCAGGTGTTCACCGACGCGCTCGCCCACCTCGACCCGCACGTCCTGGACGGCTTCCCGGAGGCCGATGCGGTGGCGACCCTCCTTCAGCGGGGCGGCGCACTCGACCGTTTCGGACTGCACCGGTCCACGGCCGTCCTGCTCGCCCGGCTCGCCGCCCCCTCCGGCCTGTTGCTGGCCCTCGACGACCTGCACTGGGCGGATTCCGCGTCGCTGGAGCTGCTGGACCACCTCGTACGCCATCCCGTGCACGCCCCCGTCGTCCTGGCGGTGACACGCCGTGACCGTCAGAGTCCCGAGTCCCTCGCCGCCCAGCTCACCCGAGGAGTCGACACCGGCTCCGTCGTCAGACTCGGGCTGAGACCGCTGAGCGTTCGCGACTGCGCCGAACTGGCGGGCCCCGGCCTGCCGTTGACCGAGACCGCCGCGCTGCACGCCGCGAGCGAGGGCAACCCGTTCTACTTCCTGACCCTCCTTCAGGCCCACCGTGGGGGTGCGACGACAGAGTCCTCGGCGCCGCCGGGGCTCGGCGCCCTGCTGCTGGACGAACTCGGCGTGCTCGCCCCCTCCCGGCGCGGCATGGTCGAGGCCGTGGCCGTACTGGGTGAGCACGCCACCCCAGCGATGGTGAGCCGGGTGACCGGCCGCTCCGGCCCCGCGTTCACCGACGACGTCCACGCTCTCACCCGCCGCGACCTGCTGCGCGCCACCCCGCAAGGCCTGCTGACCCTGCGGCATCCGGTCGTGCGAACCCTTGTCCACGAAGGCACGCCCTTTTTGAGACGCGTCGAGATTCACCGGCTCGCCGCACAGGAGCTGGCCCGCGTCGGTGCCTCGGCGGCCGAGCGAGCCCACCATGTGGAACGGTCGCTGACCTCCTGGGACCCGGCGGCGGTGGCCGTGCTCGACGAGGCCGCCGCACGAACCGCCCGGACGGCCCCGAGGAGCTGCGCCCACTGGCTCGAAGTGGCGTTGCGCCACCTTCCGGACACTCCCGAACACGCGGCCCGCCGAGGCGAGTTGGCCCTGCGACGGGCCCGCGCACTGGCCGCGTGCGGTGGCCTGCGCGAGAGCCGCGACCTGCTCCAAGAGCTGATCGTCACCCCGCACCGGTCACCCGTCGGCCCGACCGCCGGCCGCGACCAGGACAAGAACCAGGACCAGGACAAGAACCAGGACCAGGACCAGGACCAGGACCTAAGAGTGCGCGCGGTCGTACTGTGCGCGCTGGTGGAGCGTCATCTGGGGCGCTCCACCGAGGCCGTCGCGTTGTTACGCCGCGAGCTGGCCCGCGGTCCCGCGCCGGCTCACGTCGTCCGGCTCGGCCTGGAGCTCGGCTCGGCCGCGCCCCAGGACAGCGATACCTCGTACGCCGAGGTGCGCACCGAGGTCGAGGCGGCCCTCACGGCGGCCCGGTCCACGGGGGACGAGGTCGGGGAGGCGGGTGTCCTCGCCGTCGCCGCTCTGGGAGAGGCGTACGAGGGCAACATGGCCGCGGCACACCGGTTCGCCCGGCAGGCCGCCGCCCTGGTCGACTCCCTGCCCGACAACGACCTCACGGCGCTGTGCGAACCCCTGGCCCGACTCGGCTGGGCGGAGGCCTTCCTGGAGCACTACCCCGACGCGGAGCGGCATGCCGAGCGCGGCCTCGACATCGCCCGCCGCAGCGGACAGCTCTACGTCGTGCCCCATCTGCTGCTGTGCCTGTCGCATGTCCGCCTGCAGACCTGCCGGATCTCCTCGGCTCTGGAACTCGCCGACCAGGCCGAGGACATCGCCCGGGGGATCGGCAGCGACCAGTTGCTCGCCTTCGTTCTGGCGAGCAGGGCCGCGGCGCTCGTCGCCGGCTGCCCGCCGGGGGATCCGCGCCCCCTCGCCGTCGCCGACGAGGCTGTGGCCGCGGCCGGTACCGGGGTCAACTGGTGGGCTTCCACGGCCTGGTGCATCTTCGGGTGGGCCGCGCTGATGGCCGGCGATCCGATCCGCGCCCGGGAAGCGATATTCCGGGCGGGCGGCCCCGAACTGCAACGGATCCAGCCCTCGATGCGACCGCTCTACCTGGAGATCCTGGTCACGTCCGCACTGGTGACGGGGAAGTTCGAGGAGGCCCGTGGCTGGGCCGAGCGAGCCCGCAAGGAGGCGGAACAACTGGGGCTGCCGATGCAGCGGGCCTCCGCGCTGCGCAGCGCCGCTCATCTGCCGCTCGCGCAGGCGGACACGGCAGCGGCGGCGGACCTGTTCGCTGAGGCCGCGGCGGAAAGCGCCCGCTGTGGCGCGCTCTTCTGGGAGGCCCACTCCCTGCTGCTCGGCGCCCCGCTGGAAGCGGCTGCGGGCCGCGGCCGGGACGGCACGCACGCCTGGCGCAGGGGGCGCCGGCTCGCCGAGTCGGGCGGCAGCGGAATGCTGCTCGGCCTCGCCGACGTCACCCGTCCCCCTGGCGGCGGCTCCGAGACTGTGTACGGCTCATCGGGTCGCGCCCAACTCACCGAACGGCTGGCCACCCTGACCGTCCGGGAGCTGGAGATAGCCGAACTGGTCGCGCAGGGGCTCACCAGCCAGGCCATCGCGGACCGTCTCTACGTCAGCCGGCGCACCGTCGAGACCCATGTCTCCCGAGCCTTCCGCAAGACCGGGGTCTCCTCGCGTACCGCCCTGGCCACGCTGATGGCCCGCCGCCGCACGGGAAGCCGTTTCGGGGACGCCCGCGCGGAGGGGGAGTGA
- a CDS encoding SRPBCC family protein — MSGQFQAVVEVDRPVEDVFAYLADGRNDPQFSPRVLKIERIPETPTTVGTVFKSTVKDAGMKSAREFRITELEVPVRIRWSEVSKNSVTVREGGYDLEGLPDDRTRVRIFNVLDGHGLGKLLVGVALIAARKDADAFGTRIKSAAEAAIAPR; from the coding sequence ATGTCAGGACAGTTCCAAGCGGTGGTTGAGGTCGACCGGCCCGTCGAGGATGTGTTCGCCTATCTCGCCGACGGACGCAACGACCCCCAGTTCAGCCCCCGGGTACTCAAGATCGAACGGATCCCCGAAACCCCCACCACCGTAGGAACGGTCTTCAAGAGCACGGTCAAGGACGCCGGCATGAAGAGCGCCAGGGAGTTCCGCATCACCGAACTCGAAGTCCCGGTACGGATCCGCTGGAGCGAGGTGTCCAAGAACAGCGTGACGGTCCGCGAAGGCGGCTACGACCTGGAGGGCTTGCCGGACGACAGGACCCGGGTACGCATCTTCAACGTCCTGGACGGCCACGGGCTCGGCAAACTCCTCGTCGGCGTGGCCCTCATCGCCGCCAGGAAGGACGCGGACGCGTTCGGCACCCGGATCAAGTCGGCGGCGGAGGCGGCAATCGCGCCACGCTGA
- a CDS encoding cytochrome P450, with amino-acid sequence MPETAVLPVCDADVFSPDVLRAPEELHHVLRSAGPVVYLSRYDVHALARYQEVHAALVDWQHFESGAGVGLANFRHEKPWRPPSLLLESDPPRHDAPRRVLREILAPPALRQLREAWQQAAEELVEHVLADATEFDAFTELARAFPLTVFPDAVGLGPDGRENLLPYGNMAFNSFGPVNDLVKADAHRVAELSAWVRAQCAREALAEGGFGARVWAAADRGDLTPAQAPLVVRSLLTAGVDTTVHGLAACLYAFATHPEQWQRLRERPELARVAFDEAVRWQSPVQTFFRTATTDVTIAGTVVLQGTKILMFLGAANRDPERWDDPDRFDLTRDPSGHVGFGMGIHQCVGQHVARLEAEALLTALARRVEHIELTANPRRHLNNTLRSWASLPVRVHPGR; translated from the coding sequence ATGCCCGAAACCGCCGTGCTGCCCGTCTGTGACGCCGACGTCTTCTCACCCGACGTCCTCCGGGCGCCCGAAGAGCTCCATCACGTCCTGCGGTCCGCCGGACCCGTCGTCTACCTCTCCCGCTACGACGTGCACGCCCTGGCGCGCTATCAGGAAGTGCATGCCGCCCTGGTGGACTGGCAGCACTTCGAGTCGGGAGCGGGGGTCGGCCTGGCCAACTTTCGGCACGAGAAACCATGGCGGCCGCCGAGCCTGCTGCTGGAGTCCGACCCGCCTCGGCACGACGCACCTCGACGCGTGCTGCGGGAGATCCTGGCGCCACCCGCGCTGCGTCAGCTGCGCGAGGCCTGGCAGCAGGCGGCCGAGGAACTGGTCGAGCACGTTCTTGCCGACGCGACGGAGTTCGACGCGTTCACCGAACTGGCGCGCGCGTTCCCGCTCACGGTGTTCCCCGACGCCGTGGGCCTTGGCCCGGACGGCCGGGAGAACCTCCTGCCGTACGGCAACATGGCCTTCAACTCCTTCGGGCCCGTCAACGATTTGGTGAAGGCCGACGCCCACCGAGTGGCCGAGCTGTCGGCATGGGTGAGGGCCCAGTGCGCCCGCGAGGCCCTGGCCGAGGGCGGGTTCGGGGCAAGGGTCTGGGCCGCCGCCGATCGCGGGGACCTGACTCCCGCGCAGGCGCCCCTGGTGGTGCGCTCCCTGCTCACCGCCGGTGTCGACACCACGGTGCACGGGCTGGCGGCCTGCCTGTACGCCTTCGCCACCCACCCCGAACAGTGGCAACGACTGCGCGAGCGGCCGGAGTTGGCACGGGTCGCCTTCGACGAGGCGGTGCGCTGGCAGTCGCCGGTGCAGACGTTCTTCCGTACCGCCACCACCGACGTCACCATCGCAGGCACCGTCGTCTTGCAGGGCACGAAGATCTTGATGTTCCTCGGCGCGGCCAACCGCGACCCCGAGCGCTGGGACGATCCCGACCGCTTCGACCTCACGCGCGACCCCTCCGGGCATGTCGGCTTCGGCATGGGCATCCACCAGTGCGTCGGCCAGCACGTCGCCCGTCTGGAGGCCGAGGCCCTGCTGACCGCCCTCGCACGTCGAGTCGAGCACATCGAACTCACCGCGAACCCGCGCCGACACCTCAACAACACCCTGCGCTCCTGGGCGTCCCTACCAGTCCGCGTCCATCCGGGGCGCTGA
- a CDS encoding PDR/VanB family oxidoreductase, producing MTGGDNVVVTLEISAKETVAEGVVALTLAHPAGARLPDWTPGSHIEVVLPGGTMRHYSLCGNRWDAYTYRIAVLREPKGRGGSAFVHDTLRPGDRIGVGGPRNHFPLAPSERYLFIAGGVGITPLLSMVQQAELLGAEWQLLYGGRTRASMAFHEELTAAHGERVHIAPQDEVGLLDLASWLGTPPPDTKVYCCGPAPLLAAVEAACAHWPPYTLRTERFTAAEQRAPVRDLPFDVELRRTGRTVTVTPDVSVLDAVRGAGANVLSSCEQGTCGTCLTPVLDGRPDHRDSILAEYERAANTCMFPCVSRSCDDRLVLDL from the coding sequence ATGACGGGAGGCGACAACGTGGTCGTGACTCTGGAGATCTCCGCCAAGGAGACCGTGGCCGAAGGTGTGGTCGCGCTGACCCTTGCCCATCCGGCGGGCGCGCGGCTGCCGGACTGGACTCCCGGCTCCCACATCGAAGTCGTGCTGCCCGGCGGGACGATGCGGCACTACTCGCTGTGCGGGAACCGGTGGGACGCCTACACCTATCGGATCGCCGTCCTGCGCGAGCCGAAAGGACGCGGCGGATCGGCGTTCGTCCACGACACCCTGCGCCCGGGCGACCGGATCGGTGTCGGCGGACCGCGCAACCACTTCCCGCTGGCACCCTCGGAGAGGTACCTGTTCATCGCGGGCGGCGTCGGCATCACTCCGCTGCTGTCGATGGTCCAGCAGGCCGAACTGCTGGGCGCGGAATGGCAGTTGCTCTACGGCGGACGAACCCGGGCCTCCATGGCCTTCCACGAAGAGCTGACGGCCGCCCACGGCGAGCGGGTGCACATCGCCCCTCAGGACGAGGTGGGACTGCTCGACCTCGCGTCCTGGCTCGGCACCCCGCCTCCGGACACCAAGGTCTACTGCTGCGGTCCCGCTCCGCTGCTCGCCGCGGTGGAGGCCGCCTGCGCCCACTGGCCGCCGTACACCCTGCGCACCGAGCGCTTCACCGCCGCCGAACAGCGCGCGCCGGTGCGGGATCTGCCCTTCGACGTGGAGCTGCGGCGAACGGGGCGCACTGTCACCGTCACTCCGGACGTCTCGGTGCTGGACGCGGTGCGCGGGGCGGGAGCGAACGTGCTGTCCTCTTGCGAACAGGGCACCTGCGGCACCTGTCTCACGCCCGTCCTGGACGGCAGGCCCGACCACCGTGACTCGATCCTCGCCGAGTACGAACGGGCGGCCAACACCTGCATGTTCCCGTGTGTGTCCCGTTCCTGCGACGACCGCCTGGTCCTCGATCTGTGA
- a CDS encoding IclR family transcriptional regulator: MGDSVLSRAVRILEVFTPEEPALTVSEISRRTGLHLATASRLVAELVTHGFLARDADRRVRAGMRLWELGTRASPTLSLRDTAMPFLEGVHDVVGHHVQLAVLEGEEVLFLERLSAPGAVINYTRIAGRLPLHVSSSGLVLLAHGPVALQERILTGTLQAYTPHTITTPTALRSTLAEVRRQGYAYCPGYVHEDALGVAAPVRGRQGEVVAALSVIVPNEAGAASVVPVVRTAARGVSRALTARGLPG, encoded by the coding sequence ATGGGTGATTCGGTTCTGTCTCGGGCGGTGCGGATCCTTGAGGTGTTCACACCCGAGGAGCCGGCTCTCACCGTCTCCGAGATCTCCCGTCGCACGGGACTGCACCTGGCGACCGCGTCGCGGTTGGTGGCCGAACTGGTCACGCACGGCTTCCTGGCACGGGACGCCGACCGCCGGGTGCGGGCCGGCATGCGGTTGTGGGAGCTGGGGACGCGGGCGTCGCCCACCCTGTCGTTGCGGGACACGGCTATGCCGTTCCTGGAGGGCGTGCACGACGTGGTGGGCCACCACGTCCAACTCGCCGTGCTGGAGGGCGAGGAGGTGCTGTTCCTCGAACGGCTCTCGGCACCGGGAGCAGTCATTAACTACACCCGGATCGCGGGCAGGCTGCCGCTGCATGTGTCGTCCAGCGGCCTGGTACTGCTGGCGCACGGTCCCGTCGCACTCCAGGAACGCATCCTCACCGGAACCCTGCAGGCGTACACGCCGCACACCATCACCACCCCCACCGCGCTGCGCTCCACCCTGGCGGAGGTCCGGCGCCAGGGTTACGCGTACTGCCCGGGATACGTGCACGAGGACGCCCTCGGCGTCGCCGCCCCGGTCCGTGGACGGCAGGGGGAGGTGGTGGCCGCGTTGTCGGTGATCGTCCCCAACGAGGCCGGGGCGGCCTCCGTCGTACCCGTGGTGCGGACCGCGGCGCGCGGCGTCTCCCGGGCCCTGACGGCTCGCGGCCTGCCCGGCTGA
- a CDS encoding TetR/AcrR family transcriptional regulator translates to MNPGAQHSDVPAAQPLRSDAERNRERIIAAARVVFARDGLGASMASVAREAGVGIATMFRRFPTKADLVDAVFCDRMDAYADAVAAGLDDPDPWHGFVGYIETACAMQAADSGFADVLTTTFPTAKGLERRRDEAYQGMVELISRAKATGRLREDFDSSDLVLLHMANAGVVNATSGAAPDAWRRVVALFVQSFEAPARGPLPASPEHDALYKAMLRAGSAGDAAPESSSGKD, encoded by the coding sequence ATGAACCCAGGCGCCCAGCACTCCGACGTCCCCGCTGCTCAGCCGCTGCGCAGCGATGCCGAGCGCAACCGGGAGCGGATCATCGCCGCGGCGCGTGTGGTGTTCGCGCGAGACGGTCTGGGCGCCTCAATGGCCTCGGTGGCCCGTGAGGCGGGCGTGGGGATCGCCACGATGTTCCGCCGCTTCCCCACGAAGGCGGACCTGGTCGACGCCGTCTTCTGCGACCGCATGGACGCCTACGCCGACGCGGTCGCCGCCGGCCTGGACGACCCCGACCCCTGGCACGGCTTCGTCGGCTACATCGAGACCGCCTGCGCGATGCAGGCCGCCGACTCCGGCTTCGCCGACGTGCTGACCACGACCTTCCCCACCGCCAAGGGCCTGGAAAGGCGCCGCGACGAGGCCTACCAGGGCATGGTGGAGCTCATCAGCCGGGCCAAGGCGACGGGCCGGCTGCGCGAGGACTTCGACTCCTCGGACCTGGTGCTGCTGCACATGGCGAACGCCGGCGTGGTCAACGCCACCAGCGGCGCCGCCCCCGACGCATGGCGCCGCGTCGTCGCGCTCTTCGTCCAGTCATTCGAGGCTCCGGCCCGCGGCCCTCTGCCAGCCTCGCCCGAGCATGACGCCCTCTACAAGGCCATGCTCCGCGCCGGTTCGGCGGGCGATGCGGCACCGGAGTCGAGCTCGGGCAAGGACTGA